A window of the Paraburkholderia sp. ZP32-5 genome harbors these coding sequences:
- a CDS encoding GntP family permease, which translates to MSFVIVLAALAFLMFAAYRGYSVILFAPIAALAAVLLTEPAAVAPVFTSIFMDKMVGFVKLYFPVFLLGAVFGKVIELSGFSESIVAAAIRYIGRSRANAVIVAVCALLTYGGVSLFVVVFAVYPFAAELYRQSNIPKRLMPGAIALGAFSFTMDSLPGTPQIQNIIPTTFFKTTSWAAPTLGVIGSLFIIVVGLTYLEWRRRAAMATGEGYGTDLVNEPERVEAKQLPHPLLAVAPLIVVGVANFLLTQWIPTWYGPTYTITPDILPGLHAPVETTVKAVVAIWAVQGALLLGIVMVIVTAFGRVSQRFAVGTKAAVAGALLASLNTASEYGFGGVIAALPGFLVVGNALKSIPNPLVNAAVSVSTLAGITGSASGGMSIALAAMSDLFIKAAEAAHIPLEVLHRVVAMASGGMDTLPHNGAVITLLAVTGLTHRQSYRDIFAVTVIKTMAVFFVIAVYYATGLV; encoded by the coding sequence ATGTCCTTTGTCATCGTCCTCGCCGCGCTGGCGTTTCTGATGTTCGCCGCGTATCGCGGCTACAGCGTCATCCTGTTCGCGCCGATCGCGGCGCTCGCCGCCGTCCTGCTGACCGAACCCGCCGCCGTCGCGCCGGTTTTCACCAGCATCTTCATGGACAAGATGGTCGGCTTCGTCAAACTCTATTTCCCGGTGTTCCTGCTCGGCGCGGTATTCGGCAAGGTCATCGAACTGTCGGGCTTTTCGGAATCGATCGTGGCCGCGGCGATCCGCTATATCGGCCGCTCGCGCGCGAATGCGGTGATCGTTGCCGTGTGCGCGCTGCTCACCTACGGCGGCGTGTCGCTGTTCGTCGTCGTGTTCGCGGTCTACCCGTTCGCGGCCGAACTGTATCGGCAGAGCAATATTCCGAAGCGGCTGATGCCCGGCGCGATCGCGCTCGGCGCCTTCTCATTCACGATGGATTCGCTGCCGGGCACGCCGCAGATCCAGAACATCATTCCGACCACGTTCTTCAAGACGACCTCGTGGGCCGCACCGACACTCGGTGTGATCGGCTCGCTGTTCATCATCGTGGTCGGCCTCACGTATCTGGAATGGCGCCGCCGCGCCGCAATGGCAACCGGCGAGGGCTACGGCACCGATCTCGTCAACGAGCCGGAACGCGTCGAAGCGAAGCAGTTGCCGCATCCGCTGCTGGCGGTTGCGCCGCTCATCGTCGTTGGCGTCGCGAACTTCCTGCTGACGCAATGGATTCCCACCTGGTACGGCCCGACCTACACGATCACGCCGGATATCCTGCCGGGCCTGCATGCGCCGGTCGAAACGACCGTCAAGGCGGTGGTCGCGATCTGGGCGGTGCAAGGCGCACTGCTGCTCGGCATCGTCATGGTGATCGTGACCGCGTTCGGCCGTGTCAGCCAGCGCTTCGCGGTGGGCACCAAGGCGGCGGTGGCGGGCGCGCTGCTGGCGTCGCTGAACACCGCGTCGGAATATGGCTTTGGCGGCGTGATCGCGGCGCTGCCGGGCTTTCTGGTGGTCGGCAATGCGCTGAAAAGCATTCCGAATCCGCTCGTCAACGCCGCCGTGTCGGTCAGCACGCTTGCAGGTATTACCGGTTCGGCGTCGGGCGGCATGAGCATCGCGCTTGCGGCGATGTCGGATCTGTTCATCAAGGCCGCGGAAGCCGCGCATATTCCGCTGGAAGTGCTGCATCGCGTGGTCGCGATGGCAAGCGGCGGCATGGATACGCTGCCGCACAACGGCGCGGTCATCACGTTGCTGGCGGTGACGGGGCTCACGCATCGGCAGTCGTATCGCGACATCTTCGCGGTCACGGTGATCAAGACGATGGCGGTGTTTTTCGTGATCGCCGTGTATTACGCGACGGGCCTGGTATAA
- a CDS encoding DedA family protein/thiosulfate sulfurtransferase GlpE, with protein MLHDLVEQYGPALVFVNVLAAALGLPVPAMPSLVLFGAMAAMHPGSVGTQLMPVLVLAIFATLLGDSAWYLAGRIYGGNTLKTICRLSLSRDTCVKKTERFFGRWGVRVLAIAKFVPGLSIVSIPMAGAMGTRYRTFLTYDGVGAALWSGTGLIIGALFSRQIDMLFAVAGRLGRTAALVVVALLLLYAAYRWIRRRQLIAKLASARIEVDELAKLFTAGKPPVVFDIRSDEKRKLDPFVIPGAQFADERQLGDIVSTYSHDQKLVIYCSCPNEISAAWMAKQLNEAGFSDVLPLRGGMEAWRDSGKPVDTLPDAPPPEVAVDDVAPKAV; from the coding sequence ATGCTACATGACCTCGTCGAGCAATATGGGCCAGCGCTCGTCTTCGTCAACGTACTGGCCGCCGCCCTCGGCCTGCCGGTGCCGGCGATGCCGTCGCTCGTGCTGTTCGGCGCGATGGCCGCAATGCACCCCGGCTCAGTCGGCACGCAGTTGATGCCGGTGCTCGTGCTGGCAATCTTCGCCACGCTGCTGGGCGACAGCGCGTGGTATCTCGCCGGCCGCATCTACGGCGGCAATACGCTGAAGACGATCTGCCGGTTATCGCTGTCGCGTGACACCTGCGTGAAGAAAACCGAACGCTTTTTCGGCCGCTGGGGCGTGCGCGTGCTGGCCATCGCGAAGTTCGTGCCGGGCCTGTCGATCGTGTCGATTCCGATGGCGGGCGCGATGGGCACGCGCTACCGCACCTTCCTCACCTACGATGGCGTCGGCGCCGCGCTGTGGTCGGGCACCGGGCTCATCATCGGCGCGCTGTTCTCGCGGCAGATCGACATGCTGTTCGCGGTCGCCGGGCGGCTCGGTCGTACGGCCGCGCTCGTCGTCGTCGCGCTGCTGCTGTTGTACGCGGCGTACCGGTGGATCCGGCGCCGTCAGTTGATCGCGAAGCTCGCGTCCGCGCGCATCGAGGTCGACGAACTCGCGAAGCTGTTCACGGCCGGCAAACCGCCGGTCGTGTTCGATATCCGTTCGGACGAAAAGCGCAAGCTCGATCCGTTCGTCATCCCAGGCGCGCAGTTCGCCGACGAACGGCAACTCGGCGACATCGTCTCCACCTATTCGCACGATCAGAAACTCGTCATCTATTGTTCCTGCCCGAACGAGATTTCCGCGGCATGGATGGCGAAGCAGCTGAACGAGGCCGGTTTCTCCGACGTGCTGCCGCTGCGCGGCGGCATGGAAGCGTGGCGCGATTCGGGCAAACCGGTCGACACGCTGCCCGATGCGCCGCCGCCGGAAGTCGCGGTCGACGACGTCGCGCCCAAAGCCGTCTAG